One window of the Peromyscus leucopus breed LL Stock chromosome 17, UCI_PerLeu_2.1, whole genome shotgun sequence genome contains the following:
- the LOC114701149 gene encoding NHP2-like protein 1, whose amino-acid sequence MTEVDVNPKAYPLADAHPTKKLLDLVQQSCNDKQLRKGASEANRVISEFIVMAADAEPLEIILHLPLLCEDKNVPYVFVRSKQALGRACGVSRPVITCSVTIKGGSQLKQQIQSTQQSIERLLV is encoded by the coding sequence ATGACAGAGGTTGATGTAAATCCGAAGGCCTATCCCCTCGCAGATGCCCACCCCACCAAGAAGCTGCTGGACCTCGTTCAGCAGTCATGTAACGACAAGCAGCTTCGGAAAGGAGCCAGTGAAGCCAACAGGGTCATCTCTGAGTTCATTGTGATGGCAGCAGACGCTGAGCCCTTGGAGATCATCCTGCACCTCCCACTGCTGTGTGAAGACAAGAATGTCCCCTATGTATTTGTGCGCTCCAAGCAGGCCCTAGGACGGGCCTGTGGGGTCTCCAGACCTGTCATCACCTGTTCTGTTACCATCAAAGGAGGCTCCCAGCTCAAGCAGCAGATCCAGTCCACCCAGCAGTCTATTGAAAGGCTCCTGGTGTAG